The following coding sequences lie in one Mercenaria mercenaria strain notata chromosome 5, MADL_Memer_1, whole genome shotgun sequence genomic window:
- the LOC123557727 gene encoding uncharacterized protein LOC123557727: protein MKKYYISGFTIIAFTGLLPVTSASICNDNRGSSRLISGDNSNAVNNFLQILRRTNTFDFIGDYISHQGCRRHIGQYVHRIYMDDRTWVLDCWEPTECTLVEERYRDRNTLRLIQKSIWPLQSLVRTQVNTVLLPIDERNTISYTFLPYASQRSVMFVTSLLSGCSVFVATPDNRNCNIIVMHANYFCKTNEREEDDNNHNQATLVIEQVQHTNPHCRYQIQRRWSSDHKRSNIERHNYHYKDNIVYYRIEAIYNFVYGYNLGGHERNWRFCIKELNTSPRQEICNDIL, encoded by the exons GGTTTACTATCATAGCATTCACTGGACTACTTCCTGTGACGTCTGCCTCAATATGTAACGACAATAGAG GTTCGAGTCGCCTTATCAGCGGTGACAACAGCAACGCAGTGAACAATTTCCTACAGATATTGAGACGAACAAATACATTTGATTTCATTGGTGATTATATAAGCCATCAAGGTTGTCGAAGGCATATTGGACAATATGTTCATCGGATCTACATGGATGACAGAACTTGGGTCCTTGATTGTTGGGAACCCACGGAATGCACTCTCGTAGAAGAAAGGTACCGGGACAGGAATACTTTGAGACTCATCCAAAAATCTATCTGGCCGTTACAGTCTTTAGTAAGGACTCAAGTAAATACTGTTCTTTTACCCATTGACGAGCGGAACACAATCTCTTATACGTTTCTGCCGTATGCTTCGCAAAGAAGTGTAATGTTTGTAACCTCACTATTATCGGGATGCAGTGTTTTTGTTGCTACACCGGATAATAGAAATTGTAATATCATCGTAATGCATGCTAACTATTTCTGTAAGACGAATGAACGCGAGGAAGACGACAATAACCATAATCAAGCAACACTTGTGATAGAGCAAGTACAACATACGAACCCACACTGCAGATACCAGATACAGCGCAGATGGTCAAGTGATCACAAACGCTCTAACATAGAAAGACACAACTATCATTACAAGGAcaatattgtttattacagaataGAGGCAATTTATAATTTTGTGTATGGTTACAATCTAGGTGGTCACGAACGGAACTGGCGCTTCTGTATTAAGGAGTTGAATACGAGTCCCCGCCAAGAAATTTGTAACGACATTTTATGA
- the LOC123557728 gene encoding uncharacterized protein LOC123557728, with protein MMKCPLLVSTILCIGYLTDVNEAWLFTRPSSICQNNQNADPLIQGDNHNAVRNFLRVISDKGGFDLIGDTLLQTGGCRRTISEDKHRKGRFYNDRMWTLDCWEPAECTIAEDGMFFKLIPVSTRTSLSVKARTVLLPLDEHETSSYTFLPMVTRDNILFVTAMLTGCSFFVAKPNNMNCNLVVIHTNYRCQDTSATGTDYNHLQAMAVLEEVQSTNPSCRYHIDRRWAVDYWRSAIEAAGHDYRRKIYYYSIDNGADFLYGSYLSGRWQFCIKIARPNAPSETCFFI; from the exons ATGATGAAATGTCCTCTTCTGG ttaGTACCATTTTGTGCATCGGGTACCTTACTGATGTGAATGAAGCTTGGTTGTTTACAAGACCATCATCTATTTGCCAGAATAACCAGA ATGCTGATCCCTTGATACAGGGAGACAACCACAATGCTGTGCGAAACTTCCTGCGCGTCATCAGTGACAAAGGAGGTTTTGATCTTATCGGTGATACACTGTTACAGACAGGGGGTTGTAGAAGAACTATAAGCGAAGACAAGCACAGAAAAGGGCGTTTTTATAATGACAGAATGTGGACCCTAGATTGCTGGGAACCTGCCGAGTGCACCATAGCGGAGGACGGCATGTTTTTTAAACTTATCCCCGTCTCCACGCGGACATCTTTGTCCGTCAAAGCCCGAACGGTACTTTTACCGCTAGACGAACACGAAACCAGCTCGTACACATTTTTGCCAATGGTTACTAGGgacaatattttgtttgtgacCGCCATGTTGACGGGTTGCAGCTTCTTTGTTGCCAAACCAAATAACATGAATTGTAACCTGGTTGTAATTCATACAAACTACCGCTGCCAGGATACATCGGCTACAGGCACAGACTATAACCATCTTCAGGCCATGGCTGTGCTCGAAGAAGTTCAAAGCACTAACCCTAGCTGCAGATATCACATAGACCGAAGATGGGCAGTAGACTACTGGCGGTCTGCCATAGAAGCTGCCGGGCACGACTACAGACGGAAGATATACTACTACAGTATTGACAATGGTGCCGACTTCCTGTATGGAAGCTATCTTAGTGGCAGATGGCAATTCTGTATTAAGATTGCAAGACCGAATGCACCGTCTGAAACATGCTTCTTTATTTGA